A region of Bradyrhizobium sp. CCBAU 53351 DNA encodes the following proteins:
- a CDS encoding helix-turn-helix domain-containing protein, producing the protein MDMRKLVGRNFAKLRKQKRFTQEKFADLSGFTQQYISDLERGRRNPTVVSLFQLASALGVTPVDLIAPDEEARNEGKLAKRK; encoded by the coding sequence ATGGACATGCGCAAGTTGGTCGGCCGGAATTTCGCAAAGCTGCGGAAGCAAAAGCGCTTTACGCAGGAGAAGTTCGCCGACCTGTCCGGCTTTACTCAACAATACATCAGCGACTTGGAACGCGGCCGCCGCAATCCAACCGTCGTAAGCCTGTTCCAGCTCGCCAGTGCGTTGGGCGTCACTCCGGTTGATCTCATCGCGCCGGACGAGGAGGCGCGAAACGAAGGAAAACTGGCCAAGCGGAAGTAA
- a CDS encoding helix-turn-helix domain-containing protein, with protein MKARALVAWNIRRIRVDRGIPQEQLAYDAGIDRSYMSGLERKLENPTIDLLDRLADTLGVQLNELFLPLPKGATIHKTLPKGRKSTRLDRKKK; from the coding sequence ATGAAAGCTCGCGCACTCGTAGCCTGGAATATACGCCGGATACGCGTCGATCGCGGTATTCCGCAGGAGCAATTGGCTTATGACGCGGGAATAGATCGTTCGTATATGAGTGGTCTTGAGCGGAAGTTGGAAAATCCTACGATTGATTTGCTTGACCGGTTGGCTGACACCCTCGGTGTCCAACTCAACGAGTTATTCCTTCCATTACCAAAGGGCGCTACGATCCATAAAACATTGCCTAAAGGGCGCAAATCGACCCGACTTGACCGCAAGAAGAAATAA
- a CDS encoding DUF736 domain-containing protein, whose product MANIGTFKKVGNDFQGEIVTLSLQARGVRIVAETNRSNENAPSHRIYVGRAEIGAAWSKRSEEGRDYLSIKLDDPSFNAPIYASLFDDEGGEGYNLLWSRPRKNGE is encoded by the coding sequence ATGGCTAATATCGGAACTTTCAAGAAGGTCGGCAATGATTTCCAGGGCGAGATCGTCACGCTGAGCTTGCAGGCTAGGGGCGTCCGCATCGTCGCCGAGACCAACCGCTCCAACGAGAACGCGCCCAGCCACCGCATCTATGTGGGTCGGGCCGAGATCGGCGCAGCCTGGTCGAAGCGCTCCGAAGAGGGCCGCGACTACCTCTCGATCAAGCTTGACGATCCCTCCTTCAACGCGCCGATCTACGCGAGCCTGTTCGACGACGAAGGTGGCGAGGGCTACAACCTGCTCTGGTCCCGGCCGCGCAAGAACGGCGAGTGA